One genomic segment of Acidobacteriota bacterium includes these proteins:
- a CDS encoding energy transducer TonB, with protein MFEESLVETKKPKPSKVKVYSFPVAVVFHVVLISGLVLYSIYAQDVLQPPPIVVSFFSSAPPPPPPPPPPAPPKVAAPKVQAPPPIDPNKLVAPTVVPEKIPPPMPTGASGGEGGVEGGVEGGVEGGVLGGVLGGGPLGGQEKKILPMGSIRQPKLVRQINPNYPPAAQAMGLSGRVVMEIIINENGDVENARVLQSNNPIFNEAALDAVRKWKYSPPTTEAGQRVSVFWIVTINFSASR; from the coding sequence GAAGCCGAAGCCGTCGAAGGTGAAGGTTTACTCCTTCCCGGTTGCGGTGGTGTTCCACGTTGTCCTCATCTCGGGCCTCGTTCTCTACAGCATTTACGCCCAGGACGTCCTTCAGCCCCCGCCCATCGTCGTGTCCTTCTTCAGCTCGGCGCCCCCGCCGCCTCCGCCGCCTCCGCCTCCGGCCCCGCCGAAGGTCGCGGCCCCGAAGGTGCAGGCGCCGCCGCCCATCGATCCCAACAAGCTCGTGGCGCCGACGGTCGTCCCCGAGAAGATCCCCCCGCCGATGCCCACCGGGGCCTCGGGAGGTGAAGGCGGCGTGGAAGGCGGCGTGGAAGGCGGCGTGGAAGGCGGGGTCCTCGGCGGCGTCCTCGGCGGCGGCCCGCTCGGCGGCCAAGAGAAGAAGATCCTCCCCATGGGCTCCATCCGCCAGCCCAAACTGGTCCGGCAGATCAACCCCAACTATCCGCCGGCCGCGCAGGCCATGGGCCTCTCGGGGCGCGTGGTCATGGAGATCATCATCAACGAAAACGGGGACGTCGAGAACGCCCGCGTCCTGCAGTCCAACAACCCCATTTTCAACGAGGCCGCCCTCGATGCGGTCCGCAAGTGGAAGTACTCCCCCCCGACGACCGAGGCGGGTCAGCGGGTCTCGGTGTTCTGGATCGTGACGATCAATTTCTCTGCGAGCAGGTAG
- a CDS encoding MotA/TolQ/ExbB proton channel family protein, with amino-acid sequence MSFNIIDLWHEMGWLAKGVAILLVFMNLLSIWVFIDRYIIFRSAKKESLQFITKVGGLLKQNKIDECIDLAKKFKNSHLAKVFSAALLEFKAESSAKVDYNVIEASRRAIERATVKTASDMKRGFGTLATIGATAPFVGLFGTVVGIINAFRGMALSGSGGIGAVAGGIAEALVTTAFGLFVAVPAVWFYNYFTDKADLISIEMSNSASELLDHFVKVTGIEEK; translated from the coding sequence ATGAGTTTCAATATCATTGACCTCTGGCACGAGATGGGATGGCTGGCCAAGGGCGTGGCGATCTTGCTCGTCTTCATGAACCTCCTGTCCATCTGGGTGTTCATTGACCGGTACATCATCTTCCGTTCCGCGAAGAAGGAATCGCTCCAGTTCATCACGAAGGTGGGCGGACTCCTCAAGCAGAACAAGATCGACGAGTGCATCGACCTCGCCAAGAAGTTCAAGAACAGCCACCTGGCGAAGGTCTTCTCCGCCGCGCTCCTCGAGTTCAAGGCGGAATCTTCCGCCAAGGTCGATTACAACGTGATCGAGGCCTCCCGGCGCGCCATCGAGCGGGCCACCGTGAAGACCGCCTCGGACATGAAGCGCGGATTCGGCACGCTCGCCACCATCGGCGCGACGGCCCCCTTTGTCGGCCTCTTCGGCACCGTCGTCGGCATCATCAACGCCTTCCGCGGCATGGCCCTTTCCGGCTCGGGCGGCATCGGCGCCGTGGCCGGCGGCATCGCCGAGGCCCTCGTGACCACCGCCTTCGGCCTCTTCGTCGCCGTGCCCGCCGTGTGGTTCTACAACTACTTCACGGACAAGGCTGACCTCATCTCCATCGAGATGAGCAACTCGGCCTCCGAGCTGCTGGACCAC